One part of the Sorangiineae bacterium MSr11954 genome encodes these proteins:
- a CDS encoding oligopeptide transporter, OPT family — MSARPSSDAESRTELTWRGVVIGVVITVVFTAANVFFGLKAGLTFATSIPAAVISMAILRYFKTSTIQENNIVQTIASAAGTLSSIIFVLPGMVMIGWWTGFPFGLSFAVCALGGILGVMYSIPLRRALVTNSDLPYPEGLACAEVLKVGSGDSGTGDESGRAGLLAVVWGAITSSVFAVITATQVFASDVVSYFRVSAKGVTGFDFNLSFALFAIGHLCGISVGIAMLAGVVIGWGWGVPHYSELSDATGAIAELAQSTWSHKVRFVGAGAIGVSAIWTLAKLVKPVISGLTSAMAASRVRKAGNAATLPRTEQDIPIGIVSLITLACFVPVAWLLGYFGISSGLGDHVAILAIGGVTYVVLMGFFVSTICGYMAGLIGSSNSPLSGVGILVVIGAALLLVLGVKPHVAPEAGKALVAFALFTTSVIFTVAAIANNNLQDLKTGQLVDGTPWKQQVALIIGVVAGAAVIPPVLDLLNHAYGFTGAPGADPSRALPAPQAGLISALARGVIQGDIDWSLIQVGISIGVPIIVLDEILARTTKDMRLPPLAVGLGIYLPTQATLMVVVGTLVGWYFDKRAERTKNPEPTKQLGVLLASGLIVGESVIGVIIAAIVAFSGKGAPLAVVGPGFADAAIWLGGIAFAAIAFALYRWVGKLANA, encoded by the coding sequence GTGAGCGCGCGACCCTCGTCGGACGCCGAGTCGCGCACGGAATTGACCTGGCGCGGCGTCGTCATTGGCGTCGTCATCACCGTGGTCTTCACGGCCGCCAACGTGTTCTTCGGTCTGAAAGCCGGACTGACGTTCGCCACATCGATCCCGGCCGCGGTGATCTCGATGGCGATCCTCCGGTATTTCAAGACGTCGACCATCCAGGAAAACAACATCGTGCAGACGATCGCCTCGGCGGCCGGCACGCTGTCCTCCATCATCTTCGTGCTGCCGGGCATGGTGATGATCGGGTGGTGGACCGGCTTTCCGTTCGGGCTCTCGTTCGCGGTCTGCGCGCTGGGCGGCATCCTGGGCGTCATGTATTCGATCCCGCTGCGCCGCGCGTTGGTGACCAACTCCGATCTGCCGTACCCCGAGGGCCTGGCGTGCGCCGAGGTGCTGAAGGTCGGCAGTGGGGACAGTGGCACGGGCGACGAGAGCGGTCGCGCGGGGCTCTTGGCGGTGGTATGGGGGGCCATCACCTCCTCGGTGTTCGCGGTGATCACCGCCACCCAAGTGTTCGCCAGCGACGTGGTGAGCTACTTCCGGGTCAGCGCCAAAGGGGTGACGGGCTTCGACTTCAACCTGTCCTTCGCGCTGTTCGCCATCGGGCACCTCTGCGGCATCTCGGTCGGCATCGCCATGCTGGCGGGCGTCGTGATCGGGTGGGGCTGGGGCGTGCCGCACTATTCGGAGCTCTCGGACGCGACGGGCGCCATCGCCGAGCTGGCGCAATCCACCTGGAGCCACAAAGTCCGCTTCGTGGGCGCGGGCGCCATCGGCGTCTCCGCCATCTGGACCCTCGCCAAGCTGGTGAAGCCGGTCATCAGCGGTCTGACCTCGGCCATGGCCGCCTCGCGCGTGCGCAAAGCCGGCAACGCGGCCACCCTGCCGCGCACCGAGCAGGACATCCCCATCGGCATCGTGAGCCTCATCACCTTGGCGTGCTTCGTTCCGGTGGCCTGGCTCTTGGGGTACTTCGGCATCAGCAGCGGCCTCGGTGACCACGTGGCCATCCTGGCCATCGGCGGCGTGACCTACGTGGTGCTCATGGGGTTCTTCGTCTCCACCATCTGCGGCTACATGGCGGGCCTGATCGGCTCGTCGAACAGCCCCCTTTCGGGCGTGGGCATCCTGGTGGTGATCGGCGCGGCGCTGCTCTTGGTCCTGGGGGTCAAGCCGCACGTCGCCCCCGAGGCGGGCAAGGCGCTGGTCGCCTTCGCGCTGTTCACGACCTCCGTCATCTTCACGGTCGCGGCCATCGCCAACAACAACCTGCAGGACCTGAAGACGGGGCAGCTGGTGGACGGCACCCCATGGAAGCAGCAGGTGGCCTTGATCATCGGGGTCGTTGCCGGGGCAGCGGTCATCCCGCCGGTGCTGGACTTGCTCAATCACGCCTACGGCTTCACCGGCGCGCCCGGCGCCGATCCTTCGCGCGCGCTGCCCGCACCGCAGGCGGGTCTCATCTCCGCCCTGGCGCGGGGCGTGATTCAGGGCGACATCGATTGGAGCTTGATCCAAGTCGGTATCTCGATCGGCGTGCCCATCATCGTACTGGACGAAATCCTGGCGCGCACGACCAAGGACATGCGCCTGCCGCCGCTCGCGGTGGGCCTCGGCATCTACCTTCCGACGCAGGCCACCTTGATGGTCGTGGTGGGGACCCTCGTGGGCTGGTACTTCGACAAGCGCGCCGAGCGCACCAAGAACCCCGAGCCGACGAAGCAGCTCGGCGTGCTGCTCGCCTCGGGCTTGATCGTGGGCGAGAGCGTCATCGGCGTGATCATCGCGGCCATCGTGGCGTTCTCGGGCAAGGGCGCGCCGCTCGCGGTGGTGGGCCCTGGCTTTGCCGATGCGGCCATTTGGCTCGGAGGGATCGCGTTCGCGGCCATCGCCTTCGCGCTGTATCGCTGGGTGGGCAAGCTGGCCAACGCGTAG
- a CDS encoding alkaline phosphatase family protein, with the protein MTRRQILQILGAGAVGIGCTSGDDAPSTDSSQSDAEQSALGPQPTGAEMLGEIDTIVVVMMENRTFDHYLGSLKRDSAYVNANRVSGTTGDETNPAPDGSLVRIYKTDDFTLEDPPHGFDASHSQFNDGKNDRFVIAHQGPNQKEVMAYYDRSQLPFYYWLADNFAVCDHWFASVMGPTWPNRFYLHAGTSVGKKDNTPLWFNAPRTIWEQMRAAGRSSANYYAGLAPFCWGLMPLKLGVTRFTDIDDFFADAKAGTLPNLSYIDPDWLVSDDHPAHDIRLGQAFVSSVYNALAASPQWGRSLLVIIYDEHGGFWDHVPPPVAPDDHPDFRQFGFRIPAMIAGPTVKKGYLSTVQYDHTSVLATVAARFGLPALTTRSSKANLLTDVLDPNKYKRPAAPPRNPPVTHVDVRALATIGTSGQPELDAMIAKGVIPRDRIDRRPHDARVQSWLEHAEGLRAITLAR; encoded by the coding sequence ATGACGCGTCGGCAGATTCTTCAGATTCTCGGCGCCGGGGCCGTAGGAATTGGCTGCACCTCGGGCGACGATGCACCTTCGACGGATTCATCGCAGAGCGATGCGGAGCAGAGCGCGCTGGGCCCCCAGCCCACGGGCGCCGAGATGCTCGGCGAGATTGACACCATCGTCGTGGTGATGATGGAAAATCGTACGTTCGACCACTATTTGGGCTCCCTCAAGCGGGACTCCGCCTATGTGAACGCAAATCGGGTTTCGGGCACCACAGGCGACGAGACGAACCCGGCGCCGGATGGGTCGTTGGTTCGGATTTACAAGACCGACGATTTTACCTTGGAGGATCCGCCGCACGGCTTCGACGCGAGCCACTCGCAGTTCAACGACGGCAAGAACGACCGATTCGTCATCGCGCACCAAGGGCCGAATCAAAAAGAGGTGATGGCCTATTACGACCGCAGCCAATTGCCATTTTATTACTGGCTGGCGGACAACTTTGCCGTCTGTGATCACTGGTTTGCGTCCGTCATGGGCCCCACGTGGCCCAACCGCTTTTACCTCCACGCCGGTACGTCGGTTGGAAAGAAGGACAACACGCCCCTCTGGTTCAATGCGCCGCGGACCATCTGGGAGCAGATGCGGGCGGCGGGCCGCTCGTCCGCCAACTACTACGCGGGCCTGGCACCCTTCTGTTGGGGGTTGATGCCGCTGAAGCTCGGCGTCACGCGCTTCACCGACATCGACGACTTCTTCGCCGATGCCAAGGCGGGCACCTTGCCCAACCTCTCGTACATCGATCCGGACTGGCTCGTATCCGACGATCACCCGGCGCACGATATCCGGCTCGGGCAAGCTTTCGTCTCCAGCGTGTACAATGCGCTCGCCGCCAGCCCGCAGTGGGGCCGGTCCCTCTTGGTCATCATCTACGACGAGCACGGTGGATTCTGGGACCATGTGCCGCCGCCCGTGGCGCCCGACGATCACCCGGACTTTCGCCAGTTTGGTTTTCGCATCCCGGCCATGATCGCCGGGCCCACCGTGAAAAAGGGCTACCTGAGCACCGTGCAGTACGACCACACCTCCGTGCTCGCCACCGTGGCCGCGCGCTTCGGTCTCCCGGCCCTGACCACCCGCTCGTCCAAGGCCAATCTGCTGACCGACGTCCTCGACCCCAACAAATACAAGAGACCCGCCGCACCCCCGCGCAACCCGCCCGTGACCCACGTCGACGTTCGCGCGCTCGCCACCATCGGCACCAGCGGCCAGCCGGAGCTCGACGCCATGATCGCCAAAGGCGTCATTCCGCGCGACCGCATCGATCGCCGCCCGCACGACGCGCGCGTTCAGAGCTGGCTCGAGCACGCCGAAGGGCTCCGCGCCATCACCCTCGCGCGCTAG
- a CDS encoding ABC transporter ATP-binding protein has product MAHVDSTRSEKDSRGKREKNGGAELTPPAIAAERLSKRFGELVALDGVSFEVPRGQILALLGANGAGKSTTVHLLLGLLAASSGSAAIDGRDVRTDLEGARRAAAYVPDRLSLYPHLSGLENLEYFHRATGHGALGTSELLDVLQRVGLGAAEAHRRTGTYSKGMCQKVGLAIALAKGARALLLDEPLSGLDPKAANEFCAVLRDFAAKGIAVLMATHDLFRAHDLAHDIGIMRGGRLVSKLRARDVAADRLEAIYLEQMQ; this is encoded by the coding sequence ATGGCGCACGTCGATTCAACGAGGAGCGAAAAGGACAGTCGCGGGAAGCGCGAGAAGAACGGCGGTGCCGAGCTCACCCCGCCCGCCATCGCCGCGGAGCGCCTCTCGAAGCGGTTCGGCGAGCTCGTGGCGCTCGACGGCGTGTCGTTCGAGGTGCCCCGCGGCCAGATTCTCGCGCTCCTCGGGGCGAACGGCGCCGGCAAGAGCACCACCGTGCACCTGCTCTTGGGGCTCCTCGCGGCGAGCTCCGGCAGCGCGGCCATCGATGGCCGCGACGTTCGAACGGATCTCGAGGGCGCGCGCCGCGCGGCCGCGTACGTGCCCGACCGGCTCTCCTTGTACCCACATCTATCGGGGCTGGAGAACCTGGAGTACTTCCACCGCGCCACCGGACACGGCGCGCTCGGCACCTCGGAGCTCCTCGACGTTTTGCAGCGCGTGGGCCTCGGCGCGGCGGAAGCGCACCGGCGCACGGGGACGTATTCGAAGGGCATGTGCCAGAAGGTCGGCCTCGCCATTGCGCTCGCGAAGGGCGCGCGCGCGCTGCTCCTCGACGAGCCGCTCTCGGGGCTGGACCCCAAGGCGGCCAACGAGTTTTGCGCGGTCCTGCGCGACTTCGCCGCGAAGGGGATCGCCGTGCTCATGGCGACCCACGATCTCTTTCGCGCGCACGACTTGGCCCACGACATCGGCATCATGCGGGGCGGCCGCCTGGTCTCCAAGCTGCGGGCCCGCGACGTGGCCGCCGATCGGCTCGAGGCCATCTACCTGGAGCAAATGCAATGA
- a CDS encoding ABC transporter permease has protein sequence MSTLRVPWIAWHELRASYRDGRVSGAAAIFVLLAGLAVFASAANAREYERVQASAQSQSYEQWLSQGAKNPHSAAHFGVYAFRPLGALSLFDPGVHAFQGTSVYLEAHKANDLRDAPADDAPSLTRLGRSSAAALLQTLLPLIVFVLVAPSIAGERERGTLALLLAQGVSLRAVFWGKAMALGVLFTLVLFCTGAASLAGARVAHIPVSAERAMGLLIGYGLYTFILVGIALTVSAAARTSRSALVSLLAIWSFVFLAGPRIAAYVARIEAPLPLASAEAAALERDLDAEGEDRRDEELLAATFRRYGVRTEEELPIDFRGLSLQTSEEHDQAIYEQHRQALRARFAAQEAWLDGASLGLVGLAMARWSEAVSGTDRRHVDDFVDAAERHRRELVRRMNTYLIDHKPAKDGATSADEALWSQVAPFQYVPPAPKFAFAYAWSSLAVLFVWCLGVLAASEWVLRRHGRLEVAT, from the coding sequence ATGAGCACCCTGCGCGTGCCGTGGATCGCGTGGCACGAGCTCCGCGCTTCGTACCGCGACGGGCGCGTCTCCGGCGCCGCGGCCATCTTCGTCCTGCTCGCGGGGCTCGCCGTCTTCGCCTCTGCCGCGAACGCGCGCGAGTACGAGCGCGTTCAGGCGAGCGCACAATCCCAGTCGTACGAACAGTGGCTCTCGCAAGGCGCCAAGAACCCCCACTCGGCCGCGCACTTCGGCGTCTATGCGTTCCGGCCGCTGGGCGCCCTGTCCCTGTTCGACCCCGGTGTGCACGCCTTTCAAGGCACCTCGGTCTACCTGGAGGCGCACAAGGCGAACGATCTTCGCGACGCCCCCGCCGACGATGCCCCGAGCTTGACCCGCCTGGGGCGCTCCTCCGCGGCCGCGCTCCTGCAGACGCTCCTTCCGCTCATCGTCTTCGTCCTCGTCGCGCCATCCATCGCCGGGGAGCGCGAGCGCGGCACCTTGGCGCTCCTCTTGGCGCAAGGGGTCTCGCTCCGCGCCGTCTTCTGGGGAAAAGCGATGGCGCTGGGCGTGCTCTTTACCTTGGTGCTTTTTTGCACCGGCGCCGCGAGCCTCGCCGGCGCGCGGGTGGCGCACATCCCGGTATCGGCCGAGCGCGCGATGGGGCTGCTGATCGGATATGGTCTTTACACGTTCATCCTCGTGGGCATTGCGCTCACCGTGTCGGCCGCCGCCCGAACGTCGCGGAGCGCATTGGTTTCGCTCCTTGCCATTTGGAGCTTCGTGTTCCTCGCGGGACCTCGCATCGCCGCCTACGTGGCCCGCATCGAAGCCCCGCTTCCGCTCGCGTCGGCGGAGGCCGCCGCGCTCGAGCGCGATCTGGACGCGGAGGGCGAAGATCGGCGCGACGAGGAGCTGCTCGCCGCGACCTTCCGCCGGTACGGCGTCCGCACCGAGGAGGAGCTCCCCATCGACTTTCGCGGATTGAGCCTTCAAACGAGCGAAGAGCACGACCAAGCCATTTACGAACAGCACCGCCAAGCGCTCCGCGCCCGCTTCGCCGCCCAAGAGGCGTGGCTCGATGGCGCCAGCCTCGGGCTCGTCGGCCTCGCCATGGCGCGGTGGTCCGAAGCCGTGTCGGGCACCGATCGCCGGCACGTCGACGACTTCGTCGATGCCGCGGAACGGCACCGTCGCGAGCTCGTGCGGCGCATGAATACGTACCTGATCGATCACAAGCCTGCGAAGGACGGGGCGACCTCCGCCGACGAGGCGCTCTGGTCCCAAGTTGCTCCGTTTCAATATGTGCCGCCGGCCCCGAAGTTCGCGTTCGCGTATGCGTGGTCGTCCCTGGCCGTGCTGTTCGTTTGGTGCCTCGGCGTCCTCGCCGCGTCCGAGTGGGTGCTGCGCCGTCACGGCCGGCTGGAGGTGGCGACATGA
- a CDS encoding DUF3526 domain-containing protein: protein MKTAAILRAEWLFVRRDRAAGVAYLLFAVVCAVALAQGVSSVLRASTFRAELEGEETARIAALHGDLTSAPKPVEPWRDPRNAGSVGRNRAATYAFLPAEPLAALRTTGAKVVSVSTLGGALDRSMNDIDNPRLAGIGSFDLAFVVVVLLPLFILALTFDVVTRDRESGALRLLLAQGTHAVRIYVRRALVRTLPLILIAVATLVLSAAAASASPSGFAAPVDLALAAFAIGVYALFWIGVAFAVQGLVRTSAAGGLAALAAWLVLVVIAPVALAALVDARVPIPSRIERTILVREATRRASLEGSGLLARYYEDHPELSHDGVRADPNDFYARQVAVSERVRAARAPVEARYRTALAEQRRLVGCLSAASPVVVLDRLLDDLAGTSRERSDAFVEQVTEFQSRFAAYFDTKVARREALTAESLAQRPTFTFRDVDVSDRLWTSCTLALWLAVALLAAFRGVTAAVHFERHARS, encoded by the coding sequence ATGAAGACCGCGGCCATCCTGCGGGCCGAGTGGCTCTTCGTGCGGCGCGATCGCGCGGCCGGCGTCGCGTATCTTCTCTTTGCCGTCGTGTGCGCGGTGGCGCTCGCGCAAGGCGTATCCAGCGTACTTCGCGCGAGCACCTTTCGCGCCGAGCTCGAAGGCGAGGAGACCGCGCGCATCGCCGCGCTTCACGGCGATCTCACGAGCGCGCCCAAGCCGGTCGAGCCCTGGCGCGATCCACGAAACGCCGGCTCCGTCGGCCGGAACCGCGCGGCGACCTACGCCTTTCTCCCCGCCGAGCCGCTGGCCGCGCTGCGCACGACGGGCGCCAAGGTCGTCTCGGTATCGACCCTCGGCGGGGCGCTCGATCGCTCCATGAACGACATCGACAATCCCCGTCTGGCGGGCATTGGCTCGTTCGATCTGGCGTTCGTGGTCGTGGTGCTGCTGCCGCTGTTCATCTTGGCGCTGACCTTCGACGTCGTGACCCGCGATCGCGAGAGCGGCGCGCTTCGGCTGCTGCTCGCGCAGGGAACCCACGCCGTCCGCATCTATGTGCGCCGCGCGCTGGTGCGCACCTTGCCGTTGATCCTCATCGCCGTCGCGACCCTGGTGCTGTCGGCCGCGGCGGCGTCCGCGTCTCCGTCCGGCTTTGCGGCGCCCGTCGATCTCGCGCTCGCCGCGTTCGCTATTGGCGTGTACGCGCTCTTCTGGATCGGCGTCGCCTTCGCCGTTCAGGGCCTGGTGCGCACGTCGGCGGCCGGCGGTCTCGCGGCCCTGGCGGCGTGGTTGGTCCTGGTCGTGATCGCGCCCGTCGCCCTCGCGGCGCTCGTGGACGCGCGGGTGCCCATTCCATCGCGCATCGAGCGCACCATCCTCGTGCGCGAGGCCACGCGCCGCGCCTCCCTCGAAGGAAGCGGGCTGCTCGCGCGCTATTACGAAGACCATCCCGAGCTGTCCCACGATGGCGTTCGCGCCGATCCCAACGACTTTTACGCGCGCCAAGTCGCCGTGTCGGAGCGCGTTCGCGCGGCGCGCGCGCCGGTCGAAGCGCGCTATCGTACCGCGCTGGCCGAGCAACGCCGTTTGGTGGGGTGCTTGTCGGCTGCATCTCCGGTGGTGGTGCTCGACCGCCTGCTCGACGATCTCGCGGGGACGAGCCGCGAGCGAAGCGATGCCTTCGTCGAGCAGGTCACCGAATTTCAAAGCCGTTTTGCCGCGTACTTCGACACCAAGGTCGCTCGCCGCGAAGCGCTGACCGCCGAATCGCTCGCCCAACGCCCCACGTTCACCTTTCGGGACGTCGACGTCTCCGATCGCCTTTGGACCTCGTGCACGCTCGCCTTATGGCTGGCGGTGGCCCTGCTCGCGGCCTTTCGCGGTGTCACCGCGGCCGTTCACTTCGAGCGCCACGCGCGGTCGTAG
- a CDS encoding PhzF family phenazine biosynthesis protein, with protein sequence MSFRCKWVDVFTDRPFAGNPVAVVLGADELDGAQMQRIANWTNLSETTFLLRPTRPEADYRLRIFTPREEVPFAGHPTLGSAHAAIEAGIVTPREGTLVQECAFGLVPIAVTGERNERLVSFEVPASRVRTLDAREIAELEAILGAPLDRTAEPRLVDMGIRWTVARLADAATVLQLRPDLVRMAPFDRAFGAAGVIAFGPYPAGSDPAIEVRAFTPTHGVAEDPVCGSGNASVAVFLRETGALGAYGGGYRASQGSKVGRDGRIRISIQPDGSIHLAGQCVTCVDGTLIG encoded by the coding sequence ATGTCGTTTCGTTGCAAATGGGTCGATGTTTTTACCGATAGGCCGTTCGCGGGGAACCCCGTCGCCGTGGTGCTCGGCGCCGACGAGCTCGACGGGGCGCAGATGCAGCGCATCGCCAATTGGACGAACTTGTCCGAGACCACGTTCCTCCTCCGCCCCACCCGGCCCGAGGCCGATTACCGGCTTCGCATCTTCACGCCGCGCGAGGAGGTCCCCTTCGCCGGCCACCCGACCTTGGGCAGCGCCCATGCCGCCATCGAAGCGGGCATCGTCACGCCGAGAGAGGGCACGCTGGTCCAAGAATGCGCCTTTGGGCTGGTGCCCATCGCGGTGACCGGCGAACGAAACGAGCGGCTCGTGTCGTTCGAGGTGCCGGCTTCCCGGGTGCGCACCTTGGATGCGCGCGAGATCGCGGAGCTGGAAGCCATCCTCGGCGCGCCGCTCGATCGCACGGCCGAGCCCCGCTTGGTGGACATGGGCATCCGCTGGACGGTGGCGCGGCTCGCAGATGCCGCAACGGTGTTGCAATTGCGCCCCGATCTCGTGCGCATGGCCCCGTTCGACCGCGCCTTTGGCGCGGCCGGGGTCATCGCCTTCGGACCGTATCCGGCCGGGAGCGATCCGGCCATCGAGGTGCGCGCCTTCACGCCGACCCATGGCGTCGCCGAAGATCCGGTATGCGGGAGCGGCAACGCCAGCGTGGCGGTTTTTCTGCGCGAGACGGGCGCGCTCGGCGCATACGGTGGGGGGTATCGCGCGTCGCAAGGCTCCAAGGTCGGCCGCGATGGGCGGATCCGCATATCCATTCAGCCCGATGGGAGCATCCACCTCGCCGGACAGTGTGTCACCTGCGTGGACGGTACGTTGATCGGATAA
- a CDS encoding flavodoxin family protein, with protein MSSPRIIIVYHSGNGHTARQAEAVKAGIEQVPGAEALLLSVEDAQTRWHDLAAADAIVFGTPTYVGSVSARFKAFQEASSHTVMAKGFGWKDKIAAGFTNSGARSGDKLATLIQIALFAAQHGMHWVNLGLPPANNSSVGSEDDLNRLGFWLGAGAQSNVDQGPDVAPPGADLRTAEHLGRRVAETTVQFVRGRRAASGRES; from the coding sequence ATGTCGAGCCCCCGCATCATCATCGTGTATCACAGCGGCAACGGCCATACCGCGCGGCAAGCCGAGGCGGTGAAGGCCGGCATCGAGCAAGTACCGGGCGCCGAGGCCCTGCTTTTGAGCGTCGAGGACGCGCAAACGCGTTGGCACGATCTCGCTGCGGCCGACGCCATCGTCTTTGGCACGCCGACGTACGTGGGCAGCGTATCGGCGCGGTTCAAGGCCTTTCAAGAGGCGAGCTCGCACACCGTCATGGCCAAAGGCTTTGGATGGAAGGACAAGATCGCCGCCGGCTTCACCAACTCGGGCGCCCGCTCCGGCGACAAGCTCGCGACCTTGATTCAGATCGCCCTCTTCGCCGCCCAGCATGGGATGCACTGGGTGAACCTCGGCCTTCCCCCCGCCAACAACTCCAGCGTGGGATCGGAGGACGATCTGAATCGGCTCGGCTTCTGGCTGGGTGCGGGCGCACAATCGAACGTCGATCAGGGGCCCGACGTGGCGCCGCCCGGGGCCGATCTGCGTACGGCGGAGCATTTGGGCCGCCGGGTCGCGGAGACCACGGTTCAATTCGTGCGTGGGCGGCGCGCTGCCTCGGGCAGGGAGTCGTAG
- a CDS encoding sigma-70 family RNA polymerase sigma factor: protein MENQAALAAHFEGSRSHLRAVAFRMLGTTHEADDALQEAWLRASHADSTGIANVAGWLTTIVGRVCLDMLRSRKRAREELTEATELERVAPQEPALGPEDEAALANSVGLALLVVLDTLGPAERVAFVLHDLFAVPFDDIAAIVQRSAVAAKKLASRARHRVHGIPAAPAADIARHRAIVHAFLTASRSGDLDGLLAVLAPDVVRRADASALRGDAHALEVRGAREVAEETRTNADRARFARPILVNGQVGAVIAPHGRLLLVLALTIEGDRIAVIDVIHDPARLRQLRLNVVDAKAA from the coding sequence ATGGAGAATCAAGCCGCGTTGGCCGCGCATTTCGAAGGGTCCCGCAGCCATCTGCGGGCGGTGGCGTTTCGCATGCTCGGCACGACCCACGAGGCGGATGATGCGCTGCAGGAAGCCTGGTTGCGGGCCAGCCACGCCGATTCGACCGGGATCGCCAATGTCGCCGGGTGGCTGACCACCATCGTCGGCCGCGTTTGTCTCGATATGTTGCGTTCACGCAAACGCGCGCGCGAAGAGCTCACCGAGGCGACCGAGCTCGAACGCGTGGCGCCGCAGGAGCCGGCCCTGGGCCCCGAGGACGAAGCGGCTTTGGCGAACTCCGTCGGCCTCGCGCTCCTGGTCGTCCTCGACACCTTGGGGCCCGCCGAGCGCGTGGCGTTCGTGCTTCACGATCTCTTCGCGGTGCCCTTCGACGACATCGCCGCGATCGTCCAACGCTCGGCCGTCGCCGCGAAGAAGCTCGCGAGCCGAGCGCGCCACAGGGTGCACGGCATACCCGCGGCCCCCGCCGCCGACATCGCGCGACATCGGGCGATCGTGCACGCGTTCCTCACCGCGTCGCGCTCCGGCGATCTGGATGGCCTCCTCGCCGTGCTGGCACCCGACGTGGTGCGCCGCGCCGATGCCAGTGCCTTGCGCGGCGATGCGCACGCGCTCGAGGTCCGCGGCGCCCGCGAGGTGGCCGAGGAGACGCGCACCAACGCCGACCGAGCGCGCTTTGCCCGTCCCATCCTGGTGAACGGCCAGGTCGGCGCCGTGATCGCGCCGCACGGGCGGCTCTTGCTGGTCCTGGCGCTCACCATCGAGGGCGATCGCATCGCGGTCATCGACGTCATTCACGATCCCGCGCGCCTTCGCCAGCTGCGGCTGAACGTGGTGGACGCGAAGGCTGCATGA
- a CDS encoding DUF6268 family outer membrane beta-barrel protein, with translation MTIALTNFAARRHPPQGISTHKRTPNLRRRTACALSVAALVSLLAPSSAWGQMPNLVDVSAQYVPSTTLDHPKPLKAQIATYTANLNVPLRLGEKTFLFPGLAYRSDAISYSDRPPGFVDLRAFHSLEVPLLFVQLLPNGWSFSLRASPGVAGDSHFFDTDLLRLSGSAVVSHTFSDRFAMGVGAMGTYMFGSLLPLPAVRIDWKPVDGLRLEAFAPAFVNLKYTFGDRVEIGARADFSGAFYGVRDDRVRNAWPCRAGADDPATPMNEAQANPKQCVDHVAYSVGAAGGILGVRIVSSLWVTAFAGHTFFRRFERQNKDNDTLEEGEQDLPNMFIFRTGLAWRIPHS, from the coding sequence ATGACCATCGCGCTCACGAACTTCGCCGCCCGCAGGCACCCTCCGCAGGGCATTTCCACCCACAAACGAACGCCCAACCTACGCCGCAGGACGGCGTGCGCGCTCTCGGTAGCCGCCCTCGTGAGCCTGCTTGCCCCGTCCTCGGCGTGGGGACAAATGCCCAATCTGGTCGACGTGAGCGCGCAGTACGTGCCGAGCACGACGCTCGATCATCCGAAGCCCCTCAAGGCGCAGATCGCCACCTACACGGCGAACCTCAATGTGCCGCTGCGCCTCGGCGAAAAGACGTTCCTCTTTCCGGGCCTCGCCTACCGCTCCGACGCCATCTCCTATTCGGACAGGCCGCCGGGCTTCGTCGACCTTCGGGCGTTTCATTCGCTCGAGGTGCCGCTCTTGTTCGTTCAACTCTTGCCGAACGGGTGGTCTTTCTCGCTCCGCGCTTCGCCCGGCGTCGCGGGAGATTCGCATTTCTTCGACACCGACTTGCTGCGTTTGAGCGGGAGCGCGGTCGTGAGCCACACCTTCTCGGACCGGTTCGCGATGGGCGTGGGCGCGATGGGGACGTACATGTTCGGATCGCTCTTGCCGTTGCCGGCCGTGCGCATCGATTGGAAGCCGGTGGACGGCCTGCGGCTCGAGGCGTTCGCGCCCGCCTTCGTCAACCTCAAATACACGTTCGGCGATCGCGTGGAGATCGGCGCACGCGCGGACTTCTCGGGCGCCTTCTACGGCGTGCGCGACGATCGGGTCCGCAACGCATGGCCATGCCGCGCCGGCGCCGACGATCCGGCCACCCCCATGAACGAGGCCCAGGCGAACCCGAAGCAATGCGTCGATCACGTCGCCTATTCGGTCGGGGCCGCGGGCGGCATCCTCGGCGTGCGCATCGTGAGCTCGCTCTGGGTGACGGCCTTCGCCGGCCACACCTTCTTCCGGAGGTTCGAGCGGCAGAACAAAGACAACGATACCCTCGAGGAGGGCGAGCAGGACTTGCCGAACATGTTCATTTTCCGCACGGGGCTGGCGTGGCGTATCCCGCATAGCTGA